The genomic interval GCTTTGGATAGTATCCAGTAAGAAAAAGCGTTAAAGCGTTTCACTAATTTATCACCCTGGTATTGCTGGTAAGATGAAGCCGGAAAATTATCAGTCTGGTCGGTATCTTTACTTGACTGGGTTTTCATATAGGTTTCGTAATTCCGGTACGACAACAGGGCGATTGATCTGGCTGTTTTCATCCCGGCATGACCAGCATCCGGACGTCTTTCTTTCCAGGTGGGATCAGTTTGAATGGCCATTCGTTGCGATTCATTAAAAGCAATTCCCCAGGCCGAATGCTGTGCATTGGTAGCAATTAATACTAAATTTTCAATCAGATGTGGTTGTATCAATGCCCATTCCAGCGCTTGCTGACCACCTAATGACCCACCGATACAGGTGTGAATTTTACGGATGCCTAAATGTTTGCGCAGCAACTCATGTACACCCACCATATCCCGGACACTCACCGCCGGAAAGTTATGATAATACCGTTCCTGAGTAGCAAGGTCCATTGCCAGAGGGCCGGTAGTGCCATAATGTGAACCTAAAATGTTGGCGCAAATGATGCAATGTCGGTCTGGGTCGAAGAGCTTGCCTTCACCTACCAGGCCACTCCACCAGTCGGCTACATTGGAATTGGCTGTTAAAGCATGGCATATCCATATTATATTGTCCTGTGCGGCTGTAGGCGTTCCTGCAATACTGTAAACGATTTGTACTCTAGACAACACTTGACCGGATTCCAGTAGAAAGGGTTGCTCAACATTTAACTGTTTATGTTCCAATTGAAAATTTAATTTATGGTTAAAGTTGAGCCTGTACAGCAATGAACTTTCCGCTGCACAGGCTCAACCTATACTAAACGGCTAGTGCCGACTTTGACACCAGTTGTTCAAAAGCCTGCTGAAGATCAGCTTTGATGTCATCAATATGTTCAATTCCTGCCGAAATGCGTAGTAAGTTTGGATCTACCCCCGCGGCAGTCTGCTCTTGTTCAGACAATTGCTGGTGAGTAGTAGAAGCCGGGTGAATAATTAGTGTTTTGGCATCACCCACATTAGCCAGATGACTTACTAACTTCAGGCTGTTTACAAATTGTTCGGCTTGTGCCTTGCCGCCTTTAATTTTGAAAGATAACACGCCGCCATACCCTCTTTTCAGGTATTTCTTGGCCAGGGAGTAATAAGGACTACTTGACAAACCGGGATAATTTACACCTTCTACCTCTTCATGTTTTTCCAGCCACTGGGCTAATGCCAGGGCATTCTGTACATGGCGGTCTACCCGCAGAGAAAGAGTTTCCAGGCCTTGCAGCAAAAGGAAGGAGTTAAAGGGACTCAATGCTGGTCCGAAATCACGCAAGCCTTCTACCCGTGCCCGGATGATAAAGGCAATGTTTCCGAATGGGCCATTGGTACCGAAAATATCCCAGAATTTCATACCATGATATCCTTCGGCAGGTTCTGTGAATTGCGGGAATTTTCCATTGCCCCAGTTGAAATTACCTGCATCTACTATTACTCCACCAATGCTGGTGCCATGTCCACCGATCCATTTGGTAGCAGATTCTACCACCACGTTTGCCCCATGTTCGATAGGCCGGAAGAGATAGCCACAAGCACCGAATGTATTGTCTACGATCAGTGGAATATCATATTTACGAGCTATAGCAGCAATGGCTTCAAAATCAGGAATGTTAAATTCGGGATTACCAATAGTTTCCAGGTAAAGCGCTTTGGTTTTTTCATCTATTAACTTTTCAAAGCTTTCTGCTTTATCTCCATCCGCAAAGCGTACATCTATGCCTAAACGTTTGAAAGAAACTTTGAACTGGTTGTAAGTGCCTCCATATAAAAATGAAGTAGATACAAAATTATCGCCTGCCTGCATAATATTATTAAGGGCAATAAACTGTGAGGCTTGTCCGGAAGCTACCGCTAAGGCAGCAGCACCACCTTCCAGAGCCGCTACTCTTTTTTCAAATACATCCGTAGTAGGGTTCATAATACGGGTATAAATATTGCCAAACTCTTTCAGGGCAAATAAATTAGCTCCATGTTCGGAATTTTTGAACACATAAGAAGTAGTCTGATAAATCGGTACTGCCCTTGACATAGTAGTTCCTTCTACTTCTTGCCCGGCGTGTATCTGCAAAGTTTCAAATTGGTGTGGAGAAGCCATAATTTAATGTGTTTAGTGTGAATTTGTTAAAAATAACTTAGGTATTAGTATTGAATTTATTTAAAGGTAAGCATAAAATGTAGGTGCTTTTTACCTGATTTACTGCCAAAGCTCCCGCTAAATCCTTTGTTAAAGATTTTAGTGGCAACAACATATAATGCTTACTGATAAAAAATAAGATAAATCATCCAGACTGTTTCCGGATATGCACACGACTGACTGGGAAGATAAAGAATATAAGGTTTCCATCTTGTAATTAATTTATATTTCCTAAAAAATGCTTAGGTAGGAATTAGCACCTTTCTTATGGGTAAGTAGGTTGCCAGAAGTTCACAGAGCCTATTCTCTCCCTTCTTCTGTATAAACCAATTACTGGTTGAGGGTAATTGATTTTGCGAGGGGCAATATTATAAACGTATTTTTATATTTCAAAATATTTGACTGTAATTTTGAACAGTAGTCAGTTTTAATGTTGATTATGATGCACTACTGCCAATACATACTTCAGTTCAATAGTTAGATACTCATCAATAGGTTGAATTCAAGATATATGGCAAGATAGTATTTGGAAAGAAATTTTCAGATACCTTTCTTTGTTACTCCACATATGAAAAATCTATCTATTTTATTTTTATTGCTGATTCTTTGCAGTTTTGACGGAGTTAAGCTAAAGAAGACAAAGATTACCAAAGAAGTAAGCATTTCCCTACCTGCTGATTTCGTGCCCATGACCGACGATGATATGGCCAACAAATATTTTACACCTCAGAAGCCAACAGCGATGTATACCAATCCTGACCGGGTAGTAGACTTTGGATTCAATCAGACACAAACCCGCTGGCGGCCAGAAGATTTGCCTTTGCTTCAGAAATTCTATAAATCCAGTATCGTCTCTTTGTATTCTAAAGTTAATTTTATTCAGGAAACCACCACAATCGTGAATAAGCGCAATTTTGTGGTATTTGAATTTATATCTGAGCTGGTAGATGAAGATCCGAATTCGCTCAAAAAAGGATCGGTAGTAAAGCAGTATTCCTACATGCAGTATACCATTGAAAATAACAAGGTGCTTGTATTTAACTTTACCTGTCCGGCAAACCTGCAACCCAGATGGCAGGAAATAGCCCGGCAAGTAATGGGGACAGTAAAGATAAATGGATAAAAATCAAAAGCCCTGATACTAGATATCAGGGCTTTTGATTTTTAAAGGGAAGATGAATTGAGTAACTTGATACTAAACTTAGTACCGGACCCCCATTTAGACTTCAGACGTATACTTCCTTTTAATTTAGCTATCGCTTCTTTTACAATAAATAAGCCCAAACCAGAACCTTTGGTATCTTCCGAAGCACGGTAGAACATATCAAAGATTTTTTCCTGATGTTCCTTTTTAATACCACGGCCATTATCAAGTACTTCAATAATAGCAAATTTATTCCGGATGGTTGCCTGCACTTTGATGAAGGGATCGTCCTGGTTAAAATTATGATAGGTAACTGCATTAGCGATCAGGTTGTTGAGTATAATTCGCAGACGGCTTTCATCTGAGTTAAACTCCGCATTCTGATCTACTTCTACAGAGAACTGTATTTTTTCGGCGCCAGGAATAAACCGCAGACTTTCAAAGGTTTCGGATACTAATGCAGGAAAATCTACTTTTTCTATCTTTACATCCTGCATTGAATTTCTCGATAACTCCACTATCTCTTTTATAAATGCATCCATGCGGTTTACACTGCTGCGCATCATTTCCAGATAGGTTTTCTGTGCAACAGGATCGGCTTCATGTTGCATGATATAAATGAGACCTAAAATAGACCGAAGAGGTGCCCTTAAATCGTGTGAAGTACTGTATACAAACCGGTCAAGTTCCTGGTTGGCTTTCTCCAGTTGCTCATTTCTTTTCTGTAGGAGTTCTTCAAAT from Rhodocytophaga rosea carries:
- a CDS encoding homoserine O-acetyltransferase family protein, with protein sequence MEHKQLNVEQPFLLESGQVLSRVQIVYSIAGTPTAAQDNIIWICHALTANSNVADWWSGLVGEGKLFDPDRHCIICANILGSHYGTTGPLAMDLATQERYYHNFPAVSVRDMVGVHELLRKHLGIRKIHTCIGGSLGGQQALEWALIQPHLIENLVLIATNAQHSAWGIAFNESQRMAIQTDPTWKERRPDAGHAGMKTARSIALLSYRNYETYMKTQSSKDTDQTDNFPASSYQQYQGDKLVKRFNAFSYWILSKAMDSHHVGRGRGSVVQALQQVKSKTLVLGIRTDILFPVEEQKFLATHIPDAHYEEIESLYGHDGFLIEADQISQRYNEFVNDTFRISQY
- a CDS encoding PAS domain-containing sensor histidine kinase — its product is MNFINTIYKDTPVYNQSLKGDDPAKNPVSKYQREQQDGFSNIQPEKEGLKQAISPSQEARLPTLLNLDSKENTMFFTHKEGDPTSFFNALPFGMAIITSSGNIEATNEAFLQLSGYTQEELTEKNIIDLLSSETVTDSEYSVLHSIINSEGSSLEKKLTTKDGNTLCVLVKTTVFKNHSGEPHKLILQFVDISDRKEFEELLQKRNEQLEKANQELDRFVYSTSHDLRAPLRSILGLIYIMQHEADPVAQKTYLEMMRSSVNRMDAFIKEIVELSRNSMQDVKIEKVDFPALVSETFESLRFIPGAEKIQFSVEVDQNAEFNSDESRLRIILNNLIANAVTYHNFNQDDPFIKVQATIRNKFAIIEVLDNGRGIKKEHQEKIFDMFYRASEDTKGSGLGLFIVKEAIAKLKGSIRLKSKWGSGTKFSIKLLNSSSL
- a CDS encoding O-acetylhomoserine aminocarboxypropyltransferase/cysteine synthase family protein — protein: MASPHQFETLQIHAGQEVEGTTMSRAVPIYQTTSYVFKNSEHGANLFALKEFGNIYTRIMNPTTDVFEKRVAALEGGAAALAVASGQASQFIALNNIMQAGDNFVSTSFLYGGTYNQFKVSFKRLGIDVRFADGDKAESFEKLIDEKTKALYLETIGNPEFNIPDFEAIAAIARKYDIPLIVDNTFGACGYLFRPIEHGANVVVESATKWIGGHGTSIGGVIVDAGNFNWGNGKFPQFTEPAEGYHGMKFWDIFGTNGPFGNIAFIIRARVEGLRDFGPALSPFNSFLLLQGLETLSLRVDRHVQNALALAQWLEKHEEVEGVNYPGLSSSPYYSLAKKYLKRGYGGVLSFKIKGGKAQAEQFVNSLKLVSHLANVGDAKTLIIHPASTTHQQLSEQEQTAAGVDPNLLRISAGIEHIDDIKADLQQAFEQLVSKSALAV